The nucleotide sequence CGCTTCAGCTGCACCTTACGCCAACGAGTGTCCCGCTTAGTGAGGAAGACGTTATCGTTTTCCAAGAAGTTAGAGAACCATATTGGTGCAGTTTGGTACTTCGTTCATCACTATAATGCGTCCTTACCTATTTAGGACTACCCAGGCTTTAAAGCTTAGGGGGTAACAAGAAGGCTAGAACAATGACTAGAGACGGAAAGCAGCGTCTAGACCTCGCTGAAGATAGGGTTGCTTATTGTCACTGAGTTGTAGCCAAGACTCTGCCCAATGGGTGGCTAAGTCCATACCATCTAACCAGGCTTGGGCAGGCAAGCCGACCCAGAAATCGCTATGAAAGTGTTTGTAAAAGGTCGTTAAGCAGTGCTTGATTTCCATCTCCGTCGATTCTTCGTTAATCGCTACAGCATCAATCGAATCATGACCACATAAATCATGCCTTCGTGATTCTCGGGTAAGCGCTCATAGTCGCGAGTGAGGATAGGAGCATTCTATAACCAAGTCCAAGTGCGCTCGACAATCCATCGTTTGGGTTCGACCTGCAAGCCTTTGCTCTCTTCAGGACAACTGGCTAATTTCTAACTCTACTTGCCATTCCCCCAAGGCTCGTTGAATCAGAGTTGCTCATTCACCTCGATACCCTTTGTCTGCTAGAACTTTGGCAATCCTTTCGTAGAGGTCCAACACCCACAGCAGTACCGCAGGGGCCGCTTTAACGTCAGCTGTGTTGGCAGCAGTGACATAACAGCCTAAGACCAGTCCTAGCACATCGACGACAATATGGCGCTTGCGCCCTTTCTACCTGTTTATGGCCATCCACCCCGTGTTCTTCCCCCTTTATGTCCCAGTTTGACCGACTGGCGGTCAATGATGGCCAGACTCGGTTGGGCACTGCGTCCTTCGTGAACTCGTACTTGCTGCACGAGTGCTTGATGGATTTGCTCCCAAAGGCCCAATCTCACCCACAGACGAGAGTCGCCCTAGACGGTTTGCCCTTCTTGAATGCCCGAAGGGCTATGGCTGGGAACTCATGGGGTAAGTTACGCCTATTTGGTGCCATTGTCCGCTCGGTAGAAGATAGCATTTAACACCTCACGCAAGCTGACTTCTCGAAGTTTGCCCACGGGTTTCTGTGGCGGTAATAAGGGGACTATCCTTTGCCATTTCTCATCCCTGAGGTCACTGTCATAGTAGCCCAGGCTCATCGTTTCGCTCCTAGAAACTTCAACTCCTTAGGTATCGCTTATTCTATTGCCTGAATCCTTTCTGTTTTATGTCTCTTTACAAACACTCTCTAAGCGATCGCGAACAAGAGGTCGTGCATCAGATGGCACTTGGCTTAAGCAATCATGATATTGGTGCGGCCTTAAATATTACTGAAAGTACAGTCAAATTTCACATTAACCGCATTCTAAGCAAATTAGGCGTGAGCGATCGCACTCAAGCGGTAATTACCGCGTTGAAGTGGGGACTCGCCAAGCTGTGACAAGCGATGGAACTGAACTTAAGTTCGGTTGAGGATGCATTCCAAAGTATAGTTAAAAACTGTCGTTTTATCCCTTTAATCAGTGAACTCTGGGTTGACGACAAAACTGCATTGATTTCATAAGCTGAAATCATACAAATAGTGGAAGCAGGGGAAATTACGGATAGGAGTCATGGCAATCCTTGATGCTGTGAGAAACCCCTTTCTCTAAAGCATCCGATGAATCAAGATAGTTATCCTAATCAACTCTTTGTTTCCCCCTCACAACGCGATCACTATCAGGGGATGCTCAATGCCCCGATCATACTTGTGGAATATGGGAATTATCAATGCCCTCAATGTAGGGAAGTGCGTCAGTTGATTCAGGCAATTCAGCAACATTTTAATTCTGGGTTTTCTGAGGAGAATTGGGTATGTGTGGTGTTTCGTCACTTTGTGCAAAATTCGATCTATCCTCAAGCACAAAAGGCAGCACAAGCAGCAGGCGCACAAGGTCAATTTTGGCAGATGCGTAACATGCTGTTTATTCATTCACAAGAGTTAGGACACGCCTATCTCGTAGAGTATGCCGATGTCTTACGTCTCAATATTTCAAAATTTCTACAAAATTTATCTAATCAAGTACACGTCGATCGCATTAATCAAGACATGAAAAGTGGATTAAACAGTGGAGTAACATCTCTTGCAGCACTGTTTATTAATGAAATTCGCTATCGCGATCGCTGGAATATGGAGCAATTGATGGCAGCTATTACTGCTGAAAATCATTAATTTCTCTACAAAGTTTAGTTCTCTGAAAGGAGCAAAAAACATTGAAGTTTTCCTACACAATTCTCTATGTCAAAGACGTTACCCACGCGATCGCGTTTTATGAACGTGCCTTTGGACTAAAGCAACGATTCATTGATGAAGGTAAGCAATACGCTGAGATGGATACCGGTGGAACGGCCCTTGCCTTCGCTACTAATGAGTTTGCAAACTCTAACCTACCCTAGGGATTTCAAGAAAATAGCTTGTCGAAGTTGCCTGCTGGCATTGAGATTGGTTTTGTCACAGAAGACGTAGCTGCCGCGTTTGCGCAGGCTGTAACAGCAGGTGCTGTAGCGGTTGTCGCCCCTACCGTAAAGCCGTGGGGACAAACGGTTGGCTATATCCGTGATTTAGATGGCATTTTAATTGAGCTGGGTAGTCCGATATAGCTGATCAAAACAGAGGATATTACCTTGTCATGGCTCAGTACGACTACGTTGTATTTGGTGCAGGCTCAGCAGGTTGCGTTCTCGCGAACCGTCTGACCGAAGACAGTGAAACAACCGTGTTACTCCTTAAAGCTGGTAATCCGGATACGAAACCAGAGATTCACATCCCAGCAGAATGCCTTAGTTTGTTAGGTTCTGAAGTGGACTGGGCATATTTCTCTGAACCAGAACCCTACCTGAGTAACCGCAAAATCTTTTGTCCCCGTGGAAAAGTTTTGGGTGGCAGCAGTTCGATTAATTTCATGATTTATATGCGGGGCAATTCTCATGATTATGACCACTGGCAGTTATTGGGGAATTCAGGTTGGAGTTACCAAGATGTTTTGCCTTATTTCAAGAAATTGGAACACTTCTCACGAGGCGCTTCCGAATTTCATGGGGTCAATGGAGAGTTGAGTGTAAGCGATCTGATTGCACCTGCTGTGGTATCCCAACGCTTTGTAGACGCAGCGATCGCACTGGGATATAACCACAATCCTGATATCAATGGGATACAACAGGAAGGTGTAGGACTTTATCAGTTGACGATCAAGGATGGTAAGCGCCACAGTGCTGCTGCCTTCCTGCTGTCCATTCTCGGTCGTCCCAATTTGACTCTAACCCCAGGAGCGTTGGTAACTCGATTGTTGTTTGAGAGCAACCGTACTGTTGGAGTTGAATACCTGTACGAAGGCACGTTGCACCAGGTTAGGGTTAACCACGAAGTAATTTTAAGCGCAGGTGCGTTCGATTTGCCTAAACTGCTGCTTTCTGGCATTGGAAATGCAGCACACCTGCAAGCGATGGGAATTCCGGTCGTGGCGAATTTGTCGGGTGTGGGTCAAAACCTGCAAGACCATCCTGTTGTGCATGTGGTATACCAAGCCACTCAAGATTTACACCCTGCAAGCACCATTAGTATTGCTGAAGCGGGCCTGTTTGTGCAGACTCAGAGCGATCGGAATACTGCGCCAGATTTACAATCCCTCTTCGGTCCTGTCGTGTTGGCACCACCTGCTTATGCTTACGCTGGTGTGGGATTCACAAGTTTAGTCTGTTTGACCCATCCTCAAAACATTGGCAGTGTCAGTTTGCGTTCCCCCGATCCCCAAACCGCACCGATGATTCGGCTGAACTATCTGCAAGGCGAAGCCGATGTGCAAAAGCTTGTTACCGGGATTAAATTACTTCGTAACTTGTTCCATACCAATGCGTTTGATGAGTTTCGCGGTGAGGAAGTTGCTCCTGGCGCTGACAAGCAGAGCGATGCAGCACTCGAGGCTTACGTTCGGGAAGTTTGCGATACGGTGTATCATCCGGTCGGCACCTGCAAAATGGGCACTGACGCAATGGCAGTGGTAGACCCTGAACTACGAGTACATGGAATTTAGGGGTTGCGGGTTGTCGATGCCTCTATCATGCCAACGATCACCACAGGAAACACGAACGCGCCGACCATTATGATTGCTGAAAAAGCCGCCGATTTAATTAAAGCTACAGGTCGCGTTTCACAGCAAATACCTTTAGCAATTGCAAACTAACTCTTCATCACACAAATTGTTTATCAACAGGAGCATCGTGACACAACCTCTTTGGCTCTTTGGCTCTCGCCTTAACATTGTTGCCGATCACACTACAACCGGAGGGCAGTACGATCTGATCGAAGGCTACTTTCCACCGGGCATACAAACTCCTCCTCATCGTCACACGCGCTATTCCGAGCAACTTTATGTATTGGAGGGGGAGTTTACGGTTTGGGCAGGTGAGAAC is from Trichocoleus sp. FACHB-46 and encodes:
- a CDS encoding IS1 family transposase, whose protein sequence is RFSCTLRQRVSRLVRKTLSFSKKLENHIGAVWYFVHHYNASLPI
- a CDS encoding response regulator transcription factor produces the protein MSLYKHSLSDREQEVVHQMALGLSNHDIGAALNITESTVKFHINRILSKLGVSDRTQAVITALKWGLAKL
- a CDS encoding transposase; amino-acid sequence: MSLGYYDSDLRDEKWQRIVPLLPPQKPVGKLREVSLREVLNAIFYRADNGTK
- a CDS encoding thioredoxin domain-containing protein, whose product is MNQDSYPNQLFVSPSQRDHYQGMLNAPIILVEYGNYQCPQCREVRQLIQAIQQHFNSGFSEENWVCVVFRHFVQNSIYPQAQKAAQAAGAQGQFWQMRNMLFIHSQELGHAYLVEYADVLRLNISKFLQNLSNQVHVDRINQDMKSGLNSGVTSLAALFINEIRYRDRWNMEQLMAAITAENH